From Bradyrhizobium sp. NDS-1, the proteins below share one genomic window:
- a CDS encoding GTP-binding protein: MLGRTRRKLPVTVLSGFLGAGKTTLLNALLLNRVGRRIAVIVNDMSAVNIDAALIKSGTAQLSRTEETLVELSNGCICCTLRGDLVDEVRKLAKQARFDNLVIEATGISEPLPIAAAFAYRDEYGLSLDDVAFIDNMVTVIDTAQISQNFWSRDFLNSRGAAASDDKRTIVELLADQIEFADTIILNKISSARIDQRRSAYSIVRGLNSDATILEADFGRVSLRDLIDVNRFDAERARMHPLWKKELEGFRDHVPETEEYGISSFVYRARRPFDPTRLSEFIASPWNGVLRAKGFFWLASRPRWVGELSQCGALVRTTGKRWWWSAIGKTLWPSDPLWRSELEASWDPRYCDRKQELVFIGTDIDADELRRRLDLCLTDSCPSQVHSELVDEEDCFPPWLAKADLHSGA, translated from the coding sequence ATGTTGGGGCGAACGCGGCGAAAGCTTCCGGTGACTGTCCTGTCCGGCTTTCTCGGCGCCGGCAAGACGACCTTGCTGAACGCGCTGCTGCTGAACCGGGTCGGACGGCGGATCGCGGTCATCGTCAATGACATGTCGGCGGTGAATATCGACGCTGCACTGATCAAATCTGGAACTGCGCAGCTGTCCCGCACCGAGGAAACGCTGGTTGAACTGAGCAATGGCTGCATCTGCTGTACGCTTCGCGGAGATCTCGTCGACGAGGTCAGGAAACTTGCGAAACAGGCTCGGTTTGACAATCTCGTCATCGAAGCAACGGGCATCTCCGAGCCGCTGCCGATCGCGGCGGCATTTGCCTATCGGGATGAATATGGCTTGAGCCTGGATGATGTCGCCTTTATCGACAATATGGTCACCGTCATCGACACGGCCCAGATTTCCCAGAACTTTTGGTCGCGGGACTTTCTCAACTCCAGAGGGGCCGCAGCGTCGGACGACAAGCGCACCATCGTTGAGCTCCTGGCTGATCAGATCGAATTCGCTGACACGATCATCCTGAACAAGATTTCATCGGCCCGCATCGACCAGCGCCGCTCCGCGTACTCGATTGTGCGCGGGTTGAACTCTGACGCGACGATACTCGAGGCTGATTTCGGGCGTGTGAGCCTTCGAGATCTGATCGACGTCAACCGGTTTGACGCCGAGCGAGCACGAATGCATCCGCTCTGGAAGAAGGAGCTCGAGGGCTTCAGGGACCATGTTCCTGAAACGGAGGAGTACGGCATTTCGAGTTTCGTCTATCGTGCACGGCGTCCGTTTGATCCAACCCGGCTTTCAGAATTCATCGCCAGTCCCTGGAACGGGGTCTTGCGAGCCAAAGGCTTCTTCTGGCTTGCAAGCCGCCCCCGATGGGTCGGCGAACTCAGTCAATGCGGCGCTCTCGTGCGGACGACCGGAAAACGCTGGTGGTGGTCGGCGATCGGCAAGACCCTTTGGCCGAGTGATCCGCTATGGCGCAGCGAGCTAGAGGCTTCCTGGGACCCCAGATATTGCGATCGCAAGCAGGAGCTCGTTTTCATCGGTACGGATATTGATGCCGACGAGCTGCGCAGAAGGCTAGATCTATGCCTGACGGACTCCTGTCCCTCTCAGGTGCATTCAGAACTGGTCGACGAGGAAGACTGCTTTCCGCCCTGGCTTGCAAAAGCCGATCTCCATAGCGGCGCCTAG
- a CDS encoding antibiotic biosynthesis monooxygenase has translation MAVYQSMQRVRFSSEDGYKKFQMVFSNVRHHLKKLPGFLHLTWWVHPDDPHWYNEVSFWTSFEALKDWHMDTYHKHAKEWAVRTGAIMEDIIVNFEYKNARLIRVCPACAHISDTPFDVAQEQAALAQPCPKCGFIFPVMAETGNSTAVFKDVAPVPTSIAAE, from the coding sequence ATGGCGGTTTATCAAAGCATGCAGCGCGTGCGGTTCTCGAGTGAGGACGGCTACAAGAAATTCCAGATGGTTTTCTCCAACGTGCGTCATCACCTGAAGAAACTTCCGGGGTTTCTGCATTTGACATGGTGGGTGCATCCGGACGATCCACACTGGTACAACGAGGTCAGTTTCTGGACCAGCTTCGAAGCTCTGAAGGACTGGCACATGGACACGTACCACAAGCACGCCAAGGAGTGGGCTGTCCGTACCGGCGCGATCATGGAAGACATCATCGTCAACTTCGAATACAAGAACGCCCGCCTCATTCGCGTCTGCCCGGCTTGCGCCCATATCTCCGATACGCCGTTCGATGTCGCCCAGGAGCAAGCCGCCCTCGCCCAACCCTGCCCCAAATGCGGGTTCATATTTCCGGTGATGGCGGAAACCGGAAACAGTACGGCGGTCTTCAAGGATGTCGCTCCGGTGCCGACATCCATTGCCGCGGAGTAG
- a CDS encoding PLP-dependent aminotransferase family protein, translating to MQPLISIDRAAGRPLQIQIYESIRSQILSGILKAGKQLPSSRSLSEQLGIARNTVVLAYERLAAEDYINSKTKAGIFVNDRLPDAAVLIQSGYSTVTSKAQRIRLGKNPGFSGRAPVLWTEQRARPRFDFFVGRPHADSFPTSFWRNATARHLAFAHGIQTQYGDPCGLGALRAAISDHLRTTRGIEADADQVLITSGIQGALNLLARVFVNGTGDTGVAIENPCYQGAAFLFSSYGAHIHPVRVDDHGLIVSQLEEFRGNLIYVTPSHQFPTGCTMSLDRRLHLLSWAYQTGSYVIEDDYDSDFRYDGPPLTALAGLDRRGHVIYLGTFSKSIGAGIRIGYAVVPRHLLEQARIVKALLDNGAPWLEQAVLADFLQEGAFLRHLRRIRRSYMAARDALVDAIEHHFPGGVLSGRECGMHMMWTLPPDLPAADEIQRVALSRGVGLYPLSKAAAHEYGKAQLRDRTLVLGYTALSEGEIREAIAHVAAAIKDHVT from the coding sequence ATGCAGCCCCTGATCAGCATCGACCGCGCCGCTGGGCGCCCCTTGCAAATCCAGATCTATGAATCGATCCGATCCCAGATCTTGAGCGGGATTCTCAAAGCCGGGAAGCAGCTGCCATCCTCGCGAAGTCTCTCGGAGCAACTGGGCATCGCCCGCAACACGGTCGTGCTGGCTTACGAGCGACTTGCTGCCGAGGACTATATCAACTCAAAGACCAAGGCCGGCATCTTCGTCAACGACAGGCTTCCAGATGCCGCCGTCCTGATCCAATCCGGTTACTCGACCGTGACATCGAAGGCACAACGCATTCGTCTTGGAAAGAATCCGGGATTTTCAGGACGCGCACCTGTGCTTTGGACGGAACAGCGCGCGCGACCGCGGTTCGACTTTTTTGTCGGCCGCCCGCACGCCGACAGCTTTCCGACGAGCTTTTGGCGCAACGCCACCGCGCGCCATCTGGCCTTTGCGCACGGTATTCAAACCCAATATGGCGATCCATGCGGGCTGGGTGCGCTACGCGCGGCAATCAGCGACCATTTGCGGACAACGCGCGGCATCGAGGCGGATGCCGACCAAGTCCTGATCACCTCAGGCATTCAAGGGGCGCTCAATCTGCTGGCACGCGTCTTCGTCAACGGGACCGGAGACACCGGCGTTGCCATCGAGAACCCCTGCTATCAGGGCGCAGCTTTCTTGTTCAGCAGTTACGGCGCTCATATACACCCCGTTCGGGTGGACGATCATGGGTTGATCGTTTCTCAACTCGAAGAATTTCGCGGCAACCTGATCTATGTCACGCCGTCGCATCAGTTTCCAACGGGCTGCACCATGAGCCTCGACCGCAGGCTTCACCTGCTGAGCTGGGCCTATCAAACAGGAAGCTATGTCATCGAGGACGATTACGACAGCGACTTTCGGTACGATGGACCACCTCTGACCGCCCTTGCCGGGCTGGATCGCCGTGGACACGTCATCTACCTGGGCACGTTTTCCAAATCGATCGGCGCTGGAATCAGGATCGGCTACGCGGTTGTTCCGCGCCATCTGCTCGAGCAGGCACGGATCGTGAAGGCTTTACTCGATAATGGCGCGCCCTGGCTCGAACAGGCGGTACTCGCGGATTTCCTGCAAGAAGGCGCGTTCCTCCGGCATCTTCGTCGTATCCGACGATCGTACATGGCTGCTCGGGATGCCCTGGTCGATGCGATCGAGCATCACTTCCCGGGTGGCGTCCTTTCAGGCCGCGAATGTGGCATGCACATGATGTGGACGTTGCCCCCCGATCTGCCCGCGGCGGATGAAATACAGCGTGTCGCGCTCAGCCGTGGCGTGGGGCTCTATCCACTTTCGAAAGCGGCGGCCCACGAGTACGGTAAAGCACAATTGCGCGATCGGACACTTGTCCTTGGCTACACGGCATTGTCGGAAGGCGAAATCCGCGAGGCGATCGCGCATGTTGCTGCGGCAATCAAAGACCATGTGACCTAG
- a CDS encoding cupin domain-containing protein: MSTKSNLAKVIAPRHVVHGGVQNPPADQWAPFEWVEPRLGKQVHGEITVVRPEGVSGSLSAGFWRTGPTSPGASRAGSHKIVYSSPLGDETACVIDGTATLTVPETGQRYRVWPGSIISSPKGLEVHWEIDAPSFKKYWCIWNGTQPTANASKELKISHVSDNPEEWQDYHFTEPKEGELVAGELYFIRSSGSTGTMMSGVWRSGKGIAGSSVDEKGTLVTPYTGTLGDETILLLEGEVDVVETESGKKHSFKAGDLIGLTSGMHVTWISKGPFTKKLWVITRDALIE, translated from the coding sequence ATGTCGACGAAGTCGAATTTGGCCAAAGTAATCGCACCGCGCCATGTGGTGCACGGCGGCGTTCAGAATCCGCCGGCAGATCAATGGGCGCCCTTCGAATGGGTGGAGCCCCGCCTTGGCAAGCAGGTTCATGGCGAAATCACCGTTGTTCGTCCGGAAGGCGTGTCCGGTTCGTTGTCCGCCGGATTCTGGAGGACTGGCCCTACGTCGCCCGGGGCCTCCCGCGCTGGATCGCACAAGATCGTCTATTCGTCCCCGCTCGGCGATGAAACAGCGTGCGTCATCGACGGCACAGCCACCCTCACGGTGCCGGAGACCGGCCAGCGGTATCGGGTGTGGCCGGGTTCGATCATCAGTTCACCAAAGGGCCTGGAGGTCCACTGGGAGATCGACGCGCCTTCGTTCAAGAAATATTGGTGCATCTGGAACGGGACGCAGCCGACGGCCAATGCGTCAAAGGAACTGAAGATCAGCCACGTTAGCGACAATCCGGAGGAATGGCAGGACTATCATTTCACCGAGCCGAAGGAAGGGGAGCTGGTCGCCGGCGAACTGTATTTCATTCGCTCGTCCGGCTCTACGGGCACGATGATGAGCGGCGTCTGGCGGTCCGGCAAGGGAATCGCCGGCTCATCGGTGGACGAGAAAGGAACGCTGGTCACCCCCTACACCGGTACGCTGGGCGACGAGACGATTCTGCTGCTCGAGGGCGAGGTGGACGTCGTGGAGACCGAGAGCGGAAAGAAGCACTCGTTCAAGGCTGGTGACCTGATCGGACTGACTTCCGGGATGCACGTCACCTGGATTTCCAAAGGTCCGTTTACAAAGAAACTGTGGGTGATAACCCGCGACGCCCTGATCGAATGA
- a CDS encoding response regulator: MAASTPRRSGGLPSMVPACTSARRSRLRRMYSGIETRSRTVPADINDIEACTMKLTGAASSSGIDQTEMRFLIEKNADGIIVVDESGMVLFANPAAEGIFGRSSGSLIGSPIGIPFVTGDTTEITIHKPGDGQIDAEIRVVETSWDQRPARLVSLRDISARRALEERLRHSAKMEAIGRLTAGIAHDFNNLLTVVLGNLESVQRRFADLDPVVVRALGNATRGAQQAAVLTERLLAFARRKPLEPRLLDLDAVISRMTDLLQRTLGERIIVRARIGAGLWPVEADPTELEAAILNLAVNARDAMPSGGELIIETANIELGVDPEAAESETKAGPHVLISIADSGSGMPPEVLRHVFEPFFTTKTDGRGTGLGLSQVYGFARQSGGYVEVFSQPDVGTTVGIYLPKAARRPDAAEPRTVQPQETAPVPAARAVETILVVEDDKGVRQYAVGSLRELGYAVFEAADARAALEVLQRQPNVDLLFTDLGLPGGIDGKGLAEQARLMRPSLRVLITSAYADNSLIHEGRLAPDIDLLIKPFSFVALATRVRKALDSGPIGAPVGARILLVEDEFLLQIFLVEGLAEHGLQTETAASFREALAKFQGSGTQFAAAIVDLGLPDRPGHELIREIRASRPDLPVILTTGYAKDDIRARFADDARLEILTKPFNASDIVNALQRFGIRLEQAPRPEA; encoded by the coding sequence GTGGCAGCGAGCACGCCAAGGAGATCCGGCGGTTTGCCATCGATGGTTCCGGCATGCACCTCGGCGAGGCGTTCAAGGCTGCGCCGAATGTATTCAGGGATTGAAACGCGTTCGCGAACGGTCCCGGCTGACATAAACGACATCGAGGCATGCACGATGAAGTTGACCGGTGCGGCCAGCAGTTCTGGCATCGATCAGACCGAGATGAGGTTTCTCATCGAGAAGAATGCCGATGGCATTATCGTGGTCGACGAGAGCGGCATGGTCTTGTTCGCCAACCCGGCCGCCGAAGGGATCTTTGGCCGATCGTCGGGGTCTCTGATCGGCTCGCCAATCGGAATACCCTTCGTCACCGGCGATACGACGGAAATCACCATTCACAAGCCGGGAGACGGACAGATCGACGCCGAGATCCGCGTCGTGGAGACCAGCTGGGATCAGCGGCCCGCCCGTCTCGTCAGTCTTCGCGATATTTCGGCGCGCAGGGCTCTGGAGGAGCGACTGCGGCATTCGGCGAAGATGGAGGCGATCGGCCGGCTGACGGCAGGCATCGCGCATGATTTCAACAACCTTCTCACCGTGGTTCTGGGCAATCTCGAGAGCGTGCAGCGGCGCTTCGCCGATCTCGATCCTGTCGTGGTGCGTGCTCTCGGAAATGCGACGCGGGGCGCTCAACAGGCCGCGGTTCTCACCGAGCGGTTGCTGGCATTCGCGCGACGCAAGCCGCTGGAGCCCCGGCTCCTGGACCTCGACGCCGTCATCAGCAGAATGACGGATCTGCTCCAGCGCACGCTCGGGGAAAGGATCATCGTTCGCGCCAGGATCGGAGCAGGTCTCTGGCCGGTGGAAGCTGACCCGACCGAACTGGAGGCGGCGATCCTGAACCTTGCGGTCAACGCGCGAGACGCCATGCCCTCGGGCGGCGAGCTCATCATCGAGACGGCGAATATCGAGCTCGGCGTCGATCCCGAGGCAGCGGAGAGCGAGACCAAGGCAGGGCCTCACGTGCTGATCTCGATCGCCGATTCCGGCAGCGGCATGCCACCCGAGGTGCTCCGACACGTCTTCGAACCGTTCTTCACGACCAAGACCGATGGACGTGGGACCGGCCTGGGGCTGAGCCAGGTCTACGGCTTCGCCCGGCAGAGCGGCGGTTACGTGGAAGTCTTCAGCCAGCCGGATGTCGGAACGACGGTCGGGATCTATCTGCCGAAGGCGGCCAGACGTCCCGACGCGGCCGAACCCCGGACCGTTCAGCCGCAAGAAACGGCGCCCGTTCCGGCAGCGAGAGCCGTCGAGACGATCCTCGTCGTAGAAGACGACAAGGGTGTTCGCCAGTACGCGGTTGGCAGCTTGCGAGAGCTCGGCTATGCCGTATTCGAAGCCGCTGACGCCAGAGCCGCGCTCGAGGTCCTTCAACGCCAGCCGAACGTCGATTTGCTCTTTACCGATCTTGGCCTGCCGGGCGGCATCGATGGAAAAGGTTTGGCGGAGCAAGCGCGACTGATGCGTCCGTCGCTTCGGGTATTGATCACGTCCGCTTACGCCGATAACTCCCTGATTCACGAAGGCCGGCTTGCTCCGGACATCGACCTTCTCATCAAGCCCTTTTCCTTTGTCGCGCTCGCGACACGCGTGCGCAAGGCGCTGGATTCGGGGCCAATCGGCGCCCCGGTCGGGGCCCGGATTCTCTTGGTCGAGGACGAGTTCCTGCTGCAGATCTTTCTGGTCGAAGGGCTCGCCGAGCACGGTTTGCAGACAGAAACCGCCGCCAGTTTCAGGGAAGCTCTTGCCAAGTTTCAGGGCAGCGGCACGCAATTTGCGGCAGCTATCGTCGATCTCGGCTTGCCTGACCGTCCCGGGCACGAATTGATCCGGGAGATCAGAGCTTCACGTCCCGACCTGCCGGTCATTTTGACCACCGGCTATGCCAAGGACGACATCCGCGCGCGCTTCGCGGACGACGCCCGTCTGGAGATCCTGACCAAGCCGTTCAATGCGAGCGACATCGTGAACGCGCTTCAGAGATTCGGGATCCGCTTGGAGCAAGCCCCTCGTCCCGAAGCCTGA
- the kaiC gene encoding circadian clock protein KaiC, whose translation MTAQDSDVPDVLERVKTGVEAFDDLVMGGLPRARTTVVGGTPGSGKTVFATQFLAHGITTFGENGVLVTFEEPPADIEANMRGFGWELAQWRKEGRLAFVDASPPANDELVIGDFDLTGLLSRIQHAVRGVRGKRVVLDSLTQLFDHFIGDPKILRRELFHISSALKKSGLTVLMTAERNSEYGEITRHRLEEFVADNVVILRNVLYREKRRRTIEVLKMRGSHHAEGEAPFTLLANRGVVAVPLSSLRLEQESSTVRVTSGNSAIDEMCGGGFFRDSVTLVSGATGTGKTLLVTNFLAGGVAAGEKAILFGYEESKGQLFRNASGWGTDFARMEAEGKLKIICLYPEAQGLPDHLLTIQSLVDEFKPNRIAVDSLSALERIAPNNGFREFLISLTSFIKKREIAGLCTATSKSLIGGESVSEQHISTLTDSIILLRYIQEQETMHRGLMVLKMRGSEHAKEIRRFAIDGSGMHLGEAFKAAPNVFRD comes from the coding sequence ATGACCGCACAGGATAGCGATGTTCCGGATGTGTTGGAGCGGGTCAAAACCGGCGTGGAGGCCTTCGACGACCTCGTCATGGGCGGGCTTCCGCGGGCCCGGACAACCGTTGTCGGCGGCACGCCCGGAAGCGGAAAGACGGTTTTCGCTACGCAGTTTCTAGCTCACGGCATCACGACCTTCGGCGAAAATGGCGTGCTGGTGACCTTCGAGGAGCCACCTGCCGATATCGAAGCCAATATGCGCGGTTTCGGGTGGGAGCTTGCGCAGTGGCGCAAGGAAGGCCGTTTGGCCTTCGTAGACGCAAGCCCACCGGCCAACGACGAACTCGTCATCGGGGACTTCGACCTCACCGGCCTGCTGTCGCGCATCCAGCACGCGGTTCGCGGGGTCCGGGGCAAACGCGTTGTCCTGGACTCGCTGACGCAACTATTCGACCACTTCATCGGCGACCCCAAGATCCTGCGCCGCGAGCTGTTCCACATCAGTAGCGCGCTGAAAAAGTCGGGCCTTACCGTGCTGATGACGGCGGAACGCAACAGCGAGTACGGAGAGATCACGCGCCATCGGCTGGAGGAGTTCGTTGCCGACAACGTCGTGATCTTGCGCAACGTGCTTTATCGGGAGAAGCGGCGACGAACGATCGAAGTCCTCAAAATGCGCGGTAGCCATCACGCCGAAGGCGAGGCACCGTTCACGCTGCTGGCAAATCGGGGCGTGGTTGCCGTTCCCCTGTCGTCGCTTCGGCTCGAACAGGAATCGAGCACGGTGCGTGTGACCAGCGGAAATTCCGCCATTGATGAAATGTGCGGTGGCGGATTCTTTCGCGACAGCGTCACGCTCGTGAGCGGCGCCACCGGCACGGGCAAGACCCTCCTGGTCACCAACTTTCTCGCGGGCGGGGTGGCGGCGGGCGAAAAGGCGATTCTCTTCGGCTACGAGGAAAGCAAGGGCCAATTGTTCCGCAACGCGAGCGGCTGGGGCACGGATTTCGCGCGGATGGAAGCCGAGGGCAAGCTCAAGATCATCTGTCTCTATCCGGAAGCTCAGGGCTTGCCGGATCACCTGCTCACGATTCAGAGCCTAGTCGACGAATTTAAGCCCAACCGGATCGCCGTGGATAGCCTTTCCGCGCTGGAGCGCATCGCGCCGAATAATGGTTTCCGCGAATTCCTGATCAGCCTGACCTCGTTCATCAAGAAGCGCGAAATAGCCGGGCTCTGCACCGCAACCAGCAAATCTCTCATTGGCGGTGAGAGCGTCAGCGAGCAGCATATCTCCACTTTGACCGACTCGATCATCCTGCTGCGATACATCCAGGAGCAGGAAACCATGCACCGGGGTCTCATGGTGCTCAAGATGCGTGGCAGCGAGCACGCCAAGGAGATCCGGCGGTTTGCCATCGATGGTTCCGGCATGCACCTCGGCGAGGCGTTCAAGGCTGCGCCGAATGTATTCAGGGATTGA
- a CDS encoding circadian clock KaiB family protein — protein MAEFVLRLYIAGNSASSRRAEQNLHRMLAIIKDEGWDVEIIDVLTKPELAEKAGVIATPTLSYEHSVRPRRIVGDLSDTRRVLEFLGIEIRGDLHDRTG, from the coding sequence GTGGCCGAATTCGTGCTCCGTCTCTACATCGCCGGAAATTCGGCCAGCTCTCGCCGGGCAGAGCAAAACCTTCACCGCATGCTGGCTATCATCAAGGACGAAGGCTGGGACGTCGAGATCATCGACGTGCTGACCAAGCCAGAACTCGCCGAGAAGGCGGGCGTCATCGCCACGCCGACGCTGTCCTACGAACATTCCGTTCGTCCGCGACGCATCGTCGGCGACCTCAGCGATACGAGGCGGGTTCTTGAATTTCTGGGAATCGAGATAAGGGGAGACCTGCATGACCGCACAGGATAG
- a CDS encoding helix-turn-helix domain-containing protein has product MDQAASDVARESDPREQIASALGSGVIFVDSDGHIVWIDQGMRRRLNGGMEDLVLPVQKAGTSAIDCFVSAMPLKLDGKEAMVCVIQENRAPDRDLISAIESVLVDTSSFARSVMDRLKGLRQATKPEATDPAEASLDVDLLTHREREVLGLICEGHSDLEMSKKLNLSENTVRNHIASLYRKIGVNRRSAAIIWARERAITSQANLSLKQRTRRSADSLER; this is encoded by the coding sequence ATGGACCAGGCTGCGAGCGATGTTGCGCGCGAAAGTGACCCGCGGGAGCAGATCGCGTCGGCTCTTGGCAGCGGCGTGATCTTTGTCGATTCCGATGGACACATCGTCTGGATCGATCAAGGCATGCGTCGCCGTCTGAACGGCGGCATGGAGGATCTTGTGCTGCCTGTTCAAAAGGCGGGCACGTCGGCAATCGATTGTTTCGTTTCCGCCATGCCGTTGAAGCTGGACGGCAAGGAAGCAATGGTGTGCGTGATCCAGGAAAACAGGGCCCCGGACCGAGATCTGATTTCGGCCATTGAATCGGTGCTGGTCGATACATCGTCCTTTGCTCGCAGCGTCATGGACAGGCTGAAGGGCCTGCGTCAAGCAACGAAGCCGGAGGCCACCGATCCGGCTGAAGCATCTCTGGACGTTGATTTGCTCACTCACCGCGAGCGAGAGGTTCTAGGACTTATATGTGAGGGCCACAGCGACTTGGAGATGAGCAAAAAGCTCAACCTCTCGGAGAACACCGTGCGCAATCACATCGCCTCGCTCTATCGAAAAATCGGCGTTAACCGCCGCAGCGCAGCGATCATCTGGGCACGCGAGCGAGCCATTACGAGCCAGGCGAATCTAAGCCTCAAGCAGCGGACGCGGCGCTCCGCCGATTCTCTCGAGAGATGA
- a CDS encoding LysR family transcriptional regulator, whose translation MARFDTNRSAEMEVFVRVVDLGGFTSAARKLRLTPSGVSKLISRLEARLGSRLVNRTTRKLTLTEEGQAFYQRAARILAEMDEAEREAASGAAPRGRLTVNSNIPFGMLHVMPLIPRFLEQHPDVTLDLVLTDTLIDLMQERADVAIRVGPLRASRLVARKLGTSRMVVVGTPSYLSRCGTPKIPADLADHRGIGWTFPRAIRGWPFKRGDHAEEAVPPPVARASDGEAARRLCLGGVGLARLALFHIGPDIESGRLVPVLQNYNPGDREDIHAVYVGHTAPLPARVRAFIDFLAAHVRVSDPALKRTADGSWKLVG comes from the coding sequence ATGGCCCGCTTCGACACCAACCGCTCCGCCGAAATGGAGGTCTTCGTCCGCGTCGTCGATCTCGGCGGTTTCACCTCGGCCGCGCGAAAACTCCGCCTGACGCCATCGGGCGTGAGCAAGCTGATCTCGCGGCTGGAAGCCCGGCTCGGGTCACGGCTCGTCAACCGCACCACGCGCAAGCTGACACTGACGGAGGAAGGCCAGGCGTTCTATCAGCGCGCCGCGCGCATCCTCGCCGAGATGGACGAGGCCGAGCGCGAAGCGGCTTCGGGCGCGGCGCCGCGCGGCCGCCTCACCGTCAACAGCAACATCCCCTTCGGCATGCTGCATGTGATGCCGCTGATCCCGCGCTTCCTGGAGCAGCATCCCGACGTCACGCTCGATCTCGTGCTGACCGACACGTTGATCGACCTGATGCAGGAGCGCGCCGACGTCGCCATCCGCGTCGGCCCGCTACGCGCCTCGCGCCTCGTTGCGCGAAAGCTCGGCACCAGCCGCATGGTCGTGGTCGGCACGCCAAGCTATCTCAGCCGCTGCGGCACACCGAAGATTCCGGCCGATCTCGCCGATCACCGCGGCATCGGCTGGACCTTTCCGCGCGCGATCCGCGGCTGGCCATTCAAGCGCGGCGACCACGCCGAGGAGGCCGTGCCGCCGCCCGTTGCGCGCGCCAGCGACGGCGAAGCCGCCCGCCGCCTTTGCCTCGGCGGCGTCGGTCTCGCCCGCCTCGCCCTCTTTCACATCGGCCCCGACATCGAATCCGGCCGCCTCGTTCCGGTGCTGCAAAACTACAATCCAGGCGATCGCGAAGACATCCACGCCGTCTACGTCGGCCACACCGCCCCGCTTCCGGCCCGCGTGCGCGCGTTCATCGATTTTCTCGCCGCGCACGTGCGGGTGAGCGATCCCGCGCTGAAGCGCACGGCGGATGGGTCATGGAAATTGGTCGGATGA
- a CDS encoding MFS transporter yields MPPAVLALTAGAFGIGTTEFIIMGLLLQVAADMHVSVPVAGLLISGYALGVFVGAPVLTLATRRMPRKTVLLALMAIFTLGNAACALAPNYELLMAARVLTSLAHGTFFGVGSVVATSLVPEDKRASAISTMFIGLTVATLLGVPFGAWFGLLLGWRAAFWAVTVIGVIAFAVVAALVPDHVGNGDKPVSLAEEVAVLSRPQVLLGLAMTVFGFAGLFVVFTYIQPILTRFTGFSEEAVSPILLVFGVGLAIGNVAGGKLADRGLAGALVGTLAALAIALLGLAAVLSVKFAAIVLILLLGVAAFATVAPLQLRVLEAAGANGRTLASSLNIAAFNLGNALGAWAGGVAIDRGLGLSALPLVAAGITTIGLVLALWSLRLDRAPVAVAACPAE; encoded by the coding sequence ATGCCTCCCGCCGTTCTCGCGCTCACCGCCGGTGCCTTTGGCATCGGCACCACGGAATTCATCATCATGGGCCTCCTGCTCCAGGTCGCCGCCGACATGCACGTTTCCGTGCCGGTCGCCGGGCTGCTCATCTCCGGCTATGCTCTCGGCGTATTCGTCGGTGCGCCCGTCCTGACGCTCGCCACACGGCGGATGCCGCGGAAAACCGTGCTGCTCGCGCTGATGGCGATCTTCACATTGGGCAATGCCGCCTGCGCGCTGGCGCCGAACTACGAATTGCTGATGGCCGCGCGGGTGCTGACCTCGCTTGCCCACGGGACCTTCTTCGGCGTCGGGTCGGTGGTCGCGACCAGCCTCGTCCCCGAGGACAAGCGGGCCTCGGCGATATCCACCATGTTCATCGGCCTCACGGTCGCGACGCTGCTGGGCGTGCCCTTCGGCGCCTGGTTCGGCCTGCTGCTCGGCTGGCGCGCGGCGTTCTGGGCCGTGACGGTCATCGGCGTGATCGCCTTTGCGGTGGTCGCCGCGCTCGTTCCCGACCATGTCGGCAACGGCGACAAGCCGGTCTCTCTTGCCGAGGAAGTCGCCGTGCTCAGCCGTCCGCAGGTGCTGCTTGGCCTTGCCATGACCGTGTTCGGCTTCGCCGGCCTTTTCGTCGTCTTCACCTACATTCAGCCCATCCTGACGCGCTTCACCGGATTCTCGGAAGAAGCGGTCTCGCCGATCCTGCTGGTGTTCGGCGTCGGACTCGCAATCGGCAACGTCGCCGGCGGCAAGCTTGCGGACCGCGGCCTCGCCGGTGCACTGGTCGGGACGCTCGCCGCGCTCGCCATCGCGCTTCTCGGGCTCGCCGCGGTGCTGTCGGTCAAGTTTGCGGCGATCGTGCTGATCCTGCTGCTCGGCGTCGCCGCCTTTGCTACCGTCGCCCCGCTCCAGCTTCGCGTGCTGGAGGCGGCCGGCGCCAACGGGCGCACGCTCGCCTCCAGCCTCAACATCGCCGCGTTCAATCTCGGCAACGCGCTCGGCGCCTGGGCCGGCGGCGTCGCCATCGATCGCGGACTCGGCCTCTCCGCGCTGCCGCTGGTCGCGGCCGGCATTACGACGATCGGCCTCGTGCTCGCACTGTGGAGCCTCCGGCTCGACCGCGCGCCGGTCGCCGTCGCAGCGTGTCCTGCGGAGTAG